One Dialister invisus DSM 15470 genomic region harbors:
- a CDS encoding formate--tetrahydrofolate ligase gives MLSDIEIAQRAELKPICEIAEKIGIPPEDLENYGQYKAKISLKFAKAVEDRQEGRLILVTAVSPTPAGEGKTTTTVGLGQALTQLDKKVMICLREPSLGPCMGIKGGAAGGGYSQVVPMEDINLHFTGDLHAITAAHNLLAAMTDNHIQQGNELQIDPRRVVWNRVMDMNDRALRHIVIGLGGHADGVPREGSFDITVASEIMAILCLASSVKDMKERFARIIIGYTYDNQPIRAGDIHAEGAMTALMKDALKPNLVQTLEHVPAFIHGGPFANIAHGCNSVIATKTALHLAEYVVTEAGFGADLGAEKFLDIKCRFAGLHPAAVVLVATVRALKMNGGKAKNELTESDPDAVRRGLPNLLRHISNVKKYGVSLVVALNLFPSDTEEEKKVIYEACESAGVQVADSDVFACGGKGALELGRKVLTAVERGSDYKPLYNLDLTLKQKIETIAKEIYGAADVQYDSNVEKELKHIEEMGYGRMPVCIAKTPVSFSDDPSKLGAPEGFTLHVRDCRVAAGAGFVVILTGKVMTMPGLPKHPAAERIDVDDEGHITGLF, from the coding sequence ATGTTAAGTGATATCGAAATAGCACAGAGGGCTGAATTGAAACCAATTTGTGAGATTGCGGAAAAGATTGGCATTCCGCCGGAAGATCTGGAAAATTATGGACAGTACAAAGCAAAGATTTCCTTAAAGTTTGCAAAAGCTGTGGAAGACAGGCAGGAAGGCAGATTAATTCTGGTCACGGCTGTTTCCCCCACACCGGCGGGAGAAGGAAAAACAACGACAACCGTAGGTCTGGGACAAGCGTTGACACAGCTTGATAAGAAAGTCATGATTTGTCTGCGGGAACCGTCCCTCGGGCCTTGTATGGGCATTAAAGGCGGTGCGGCGGGAGGCGGATATTCCCAGGTAGTGCCTATGGAAGATATTAATCTTCATTTTACGGGAGATCTCCACGCCATTACGGCGGCTCACAATCTTCTTGCAGCCATGACGGATAATCATATCCAGCAAGGGAATGAGCTTCAAATTGATCCGCGCCGTGTGGTCTGGAACCGTGTTATGGATATGAATGACCGTGCGCTCAGGCATATCGTTATCGGCTTGGGGGGACATGCGGATGGCGTTCCCAGGGAAGGCAGCTTTGATATTACTGTTGCATCCGAAATCATGGCTATTCTTTGTCTTGCATCTTCCGTAAAAGATATGAAGGAGCGCTTTGCCCGCATTATTATTGGCTACACTTATGATAATCAGCCGATTCGTGCAGGGGATATCCATGCGGAAGGTGCGATGACGGCACTCATGAAAGATGCGTTGAAGCCAAATCTGGTGCAGACATTGGAGCATGTGCCTGCATTCATTCATGGCGGACCTTTTGCCAATATTGCTCATGGCTGTAACTCCGTGATTGCGACGAAGACCGCACTGCATTTAGCGGAGTATGTAGTGACAGAAGCCGGGTTCGGCGCAGACCTCGGCGCTGAAAAATTTCTTGATATCAAATGCCGGTTTGCCGGGCTCCATCCGGCAGCGGTTGTTCTTGTAGCGACTGTTCGTGCATTGAAAATGAATGGCGGAAAAGCAAAAAATGAATTGACCGAATCGGATCCGGACGCAGTCAGGAGAGGACTGCCGAATTTACTGCGTCATATTTCTAATGTAAAGAAATATGGAGTCTCTCTTGTGGTAGCGCTGAATTTATTCCCTTCGGATACAGAAGAAGAGAAAAAAGTGATCTATGAGGCTTGTGAAAGCGCAGGCGTCCAAGTTGCCGATTCTGATGTATTTGCCTGCGGCGGAAAAGGAGCGCTTGAATTGGGGAGGAAGGTTCTGACTGCGGTAGAACGCGGTTCTGACTATAAGCCTTTATATAATCTTGATTTAACTTTAAAGCAGAAGATCGAAACCATTGCGAAAGAAATTTATGGGGCTGCTGATGTACAATATGATTCCAATGTGGAGAAAGAATTGAAACACATTGAGGAAATGGGGTATGGGCGGATGCCGGTATGTATCGCGAAAACCCCAGTCTCTTTCTCAGATGATCCGTCTAAACTGGGAGCGCCGGAAGGGTTCACTCTTCATGTGCGTGACTGCCGTGTCGCGGCAGGAGCAGGATTTGTTGTCATTTTGACCGGAAAGGTTATGACAATGCCTGGATTGCCGAAACACCCGGCAGCAGAACGGATTGATGTGGATGATGAAGGTCATATTACGGGACTGTTTTAA
- a CDS encoding penicillin-binding protein produces MKMNSPRRIRNNRAKWLLGFFLTVMVILIGRLAYVQIFDHARYVALAKNEVEKNEELYSPRGTIYDRNGNQLAISVMVKSLYCDPATLNKQKNINKIEMAEILSPILNISEEELLKKFSQEGRFVWIKRLMEPEEALKVEELLKSKDWERFLGFREESKRYYPNGRLLANVIGFVGVDDKALDGLELYLGDILKRSKEANSVRMRIDAKGNPIMESALTPYKSKGENSVYLTIDQTIQFYAERALDRAMTKTKAQGGIIIVMDPKTGEILALGNRPTYDPNHFEKAVEKDFKNKAITDIYEPGSTFKPIIAAAALDAGTYSTETVWHDPGKIWASGHAIRNWDDGAYGDVKLVDIIKYSINTGFAHIGLLTGGKTLTEYALRFGFGKPTGIELPGEGAGILFNPDDMRDIDVATMSIGQSIAVTPLQMLQAYSALANGGQMVKPHILRTVNNPDGSVNKVYETEYVGNPVSKKVADEVKDMMEKEVSEGGGINARVPGYHMGGKTGTAQKIDPVKGGYLENEYIASFCGFGPTEDPRAICLVVLDNPRGVYYGGQVAAPVFKETMGQIMRYMGIPAMEEKRISSAGAGGYNNDNLPALPGKDQKAFLLPNFYGWSIREVGEWLYKAGLGFQPDGNGSADSQSPGAGETVQRGDNIRVHFSDS; encoded by the coding sequence ATGAAGATGAATAGTCCAAGGAGAATAAGGAATAATCGTGCCAAATGGCTGCTGGGATTTTTTCTTACCGTTATGGTCATCTTAATAGGACGTCTTGCATATGTACAAATTTTTGATCATGCGCGATACGTAGCTTTGGCGAAGAATGAAGTGGAAAAAAATGAAGAGTTATATTCTCCCCGCGGTACGATTTATGATCGTAACGGCAATCAGCTGGCAATTTCTGTAATGGTTAAATCCTTATATTGTGATCCTGCCACGCTGAATAAACAAAAAAATATAAATAAGATTGAAATGGCAGAAATACTTTCTCCAATTTTGAATATATCGGAGGAAGAACTTTTAAAAAAATTTTCACAAGAGGGACGATTTGTTTGGATTAAACGGTTAATGGAACCGGAAGAGGCTCTTAAGGTAGAGGAACTCTTAAAATCAAAAGACTGGGAAAGGTTTTTAGGATTTAGGGAAGAAAGTAAAAGATACTATCCCAATGGCCGATTATTGGCCAATGTAATTGGTTTTGTCGGAGTCGACGATAAGGCTTTAGACGGATTGGAACTGTATCTGGGAGACATCCTTAAACGCAGTAAAGAAGCAAATTCAGTCAGGATGCGCATTGATGCCAAAGGAAATCCTATTATGGAATCCGCGTTAACGCCTTATAAATCCAAAGGGGAAAACTCTGTTTATCTGACAATCGATCAGACAATACAGTTTTATGCAGAACGTGCTTTGGATCGGGCTATGACGAAGACGAAAGCTCAGGGCGGGATTATTATCGTAATGGATCCTAAAACAGGAGAGATTCTGGCGTTGGGAAATCGTCCGACCTATGATCCAAATCATTTTGAAAAGGCAGTAGAAAAGGATTTCAAAAATAAAGCAATTACTGATATTTATGAACCGGGTTCGACCTTTAAACCGATTATTGCTGCAGCCGCACTTGATGCAGGAACATACTCCACGGAAACAGTCTGGCATGATCCCGGTAAAATTTGGGCGTCGGGACATGCAATCCGAAATTGGGATGATGGGGCATATGGTGATGTAAAATTGGTGGATATTATTAAATATTCAATCAATACAGGGTTTGCCCATATCGGTCTTTTGACAGGTGGGAAAACCTTGACGGAATATGCTTTGAGATTTGGTTTCGGAAAACCGACAGGGATAGAACTTCCCGGAGAAGGAGCGGGCATTCTGTTTAATCCGGATGACATGCGGGATATTGATGTGGCGACCATGTCTATCGGACAGAGTATAGCGGTGACTCCGCTGCAGATGCTGCAGGCATATAGTGCTCTTGCCAATGGGGGGCAAATGGTAAAACCTCATATTTTAAGAACCGTTAATAATCCTGACGGCTCTGTTAATAAAGTGTATGAAACTGAATATGTAGGAAACCCGGTGTCTAAAAAAGTGGCTGATGAAGTCAAGGATATGATGGAAAAAGAAGTGTCTGAAGGCGGCGGTATCAATGCACGTGTTCCCGGATACCACATGGGGGGAAAAACAGGAACCGCGCAGAAAATAGATCCCGTCAAAGGTGGATATTTGGAAAATGAATATATTGCGTCTTTCTGCGGGTTCGGTCCGACGGAAGATCCGAGAGCTATATGCCTTGTCGTTTTAGATAATCCGCGGGGCGTGTATTATGGCGGACAGGTGGCGGCGCCGGTATTCAAAGAGACCATGGGACAGATTATGCGGTATATGGGAATACCCGCTATGGAAGAAAAAAGGATAAGTTCTGCGGGCGCAGGGGGATACAATAATGACAATCTGCCTGCATTGCCGGGCAAGGATCAAAAAGCCTTTCTTCTTCCGAACTTTTACGGATGGTCTATTCGTGAAGTTGGTGAATGGCTGTACAAAGCGGGGTTGGGGTTCCAGCCTGACGGAAATGGAAGTGCAGATTCACAGTCGCCCGGTGCCGGAGAAACAGTACAGCGCGGCGATAATATAAGAGTTCATTTTTCTGATTCATAG
- a CDS encoding CCA tRNA nucleotidyltransferase, with protein sequence MDRNASAIINALENSGYEAYAVGGCVRDLLLAKAPHDWDITTSAKPEEIISVMGRNGWKTVDGAGRRFGTVIVVINHIAYEVTTFRNEFYGQDSHRPENITFSSTLKEDLSRRDFTVNALALGRDGVVYDYFDGTKDLENKKLRTVGKAEERFREDALRLFRACRFIGQLDFMADKSLVRGMASAFDRVSGLSLERVREEVEKLLVSPFAARGLDLLVRTGLNECSCRIRENGRTEAVRILPELSHLVDLPQQKKFHKFDGWYHTLAVVNAAPPTLLLRWAALLHDVGKGMPGVRRIKDGKYTDYGHDLKGAEMAAEIFRRWRFPAAFAKRVVWLVENHMRYHYFANVPEANVEKWLRQLARGKQFSSSADMKEGIGELTALCNADIIGCGKDENATEGHSSFGKYMEELCQMMPVSTKDLRYDRRVIDALRPAVADGMANLLFRVQNGTLKNEKEALLDAAVRYRRRHNEDE encoded by the coding sequence ATGGACAGGAATGCATCTGCTATTATTAATGCGCTTGAAAATAGCGGATATGAAGCGTATGCGGTCGGCGGATGTGTGAGAGATTTGCTCTTGGCTAAAGCACCTCATGATTGGGATATTACTACTTCTGCAAAACCGGAAGAAATTATTTCCGTTATGGGTAGGAATGGATGGAAAACCGTTGACGGTGCCGGAAGGCGGTTCGGTACGGTTATTGTCGTTATTAACCATATCGCGTATGAAGTCACTACGTTTAGAAATGAGTTTTACGGACAGGACAGCCACCGTCCCGAAAATATAACGTTTTCATCTACTCTTAAGGAGGATTTGTCCCGCCGAGATTTTACAGTGAATGCCTTGGCTCTTGGCAGGGATGGTGTAGTTTATGACTATTTTGATGGAACAAAGGATTTGGAAAATAAAAAATTGAGAACTGTGGGAAAGGCGGAGGAACGATTTCGTGAAGATGCGCTTCGCCTTTTTCGGGCATGCCGTTTCATCGGGCAGTTAGATTTCATGGCGGATAAGAGTTTAGTCCGCGGAATGGCATCCGCTTTTGACAGAGTTTCGGGGTTATCGCTGGAAAGGGTGAGAGAGGAAGTGGAAAAGCTTCTTGTTTCTCCTTTTGCAGCACGAGGATTGGATTTATTGGTTCGTACCGGCTTGAATGAATGCAGCTGCCGTATCCGTGAAAACGGCCGGACGGAAGCTGTTAGGATTTTGCCGGAGTTATCACACCTGGTGGATTTACCGCAGCAAAAAAAATTTCATAAATTTGATGGCTGGTATCATACTTTAGCTGTTGTAAATGCGGCGCCGCCTACGTTGCTTCTCCGCTGGGCCGCTCTTCTGCATGATGTGGGAAAGGGGATGCCTGGTGTACGCAGAATAAAAGATGGGAAATATACAGACTATGGACATGATTTGAAAGGGGCGGAAATGGCAGCGGAGATTTTCCGTCGTTGGAGATTCCCGGCTGCTTTTGCCAAACGCGTTGTCTGGCTGGTAGAAAACCATATGCGTTATCATTATTTTGCCAATGTACCTGAAGCGAATGTGGAAAAGTGGTTAAGACAGCTTGCAAGAGGCAAACAATTTAGCTCATCTGCCGATATGAAAGAGGGGATTGGTGAATTGACGGCATTATGCAATGCGGATATCATTGGCTGTGGGAAAGATGAGAACGCTACGGAAGGACATTCTTCTTTTGGAAAATATATGGAGGAGTTATGTCAGATGATGCCTGTGTCTACAAAAGATCTTCGGTACGACAGGCGGGTGATTGATGCTTTGCGGCCGGCGGTAGCTGATGGGATGGCCAATTTACTTTTTCGCGTCCAGAATGGGACGCTAAAGAATGAGAAAGAAGCCCTGCTCGATGCTGCGGTAAGGTATAGGAGACGTCATAATGAAGATGAATAG
- a CDS encoding NAD(P)-dependent malic enzyme: MDIRDEAMQLRNEKHQMIKTGLNAKMENSHDLAVVYTPGVAAPCLAIKEEEDKSLELTWRGNVVAVISDGTRVLGLGDIGPAAAMPIMEGKSALYKRFGNIDAIPIVLNTKDKDEIVRTIRILEKSFAGINLEDFSSPKCYDIEDELKATMNIPVFHDDQHGTAIAALAAVLGALRLIKKGIGEAKVVMFGAGAAGTAIARLLLEDGVKPENMTVLNSKGILYDDGRLNRVQKELAKQVNPENRQGTFADAVKGADILLATSAPAAFKEMHKEAIKTMAEKNVVFAMANPIPEMMLSDAQELGVYVFGTGRSDMPNQVNNSSVFPGLFRGALDVRARQINEPMKLAAAHALADLVSDEELKPEYVVVDVFDPRVPHAVAKASAKAAIESGVARVTKLPEQYKD; the protein is encoded by the coding sequence ATGGATATCAGAGATGAAGCGATGCAATTAAGAAATGAAAAACATCAGATGATTAAAACGGGATTGAATGCAAAAATGGAAAACAGCCATGATTTGGCAGTTGTTTATACACCTGGGGTTGCAGCTCCATGCCTGGCTATTAAGGAAGAAGAAGATAAATCTTTGGAACTGACTTGGCGGGGAAATGTTGTCGCCGTTATTTCTGATGGTACCCGTGTATTGGGATTAGGCGATATTGGACCGGCTGCGGCTATGCCTATCATGGAAGGCAAAAGCGCCCTTTACAAACGTTTTGGCAATATTGATGCCATTCCGATTGTGCTCAATACAAAAGACAAGGATGAAATAGTTCGCACTATTCGAATTTTGGAGAAATCTTTTGCCGGCATCAATTTGGAAGATTTCTCTTCCCCCAAATGCTACGATATTGAAGATGAACTGAAAGCAACCATGAATATCCCTGTGTTCCATGATGATCAGCATGGAACCGCCATTGCGGCTTTGGCTGCTGTTCTCGGCGCGCTTCGTCTGATTAAAAAAGGCATCGGTGAAGCCAAGGTGGTTATGTTTGGCGCAGGCGCGGCAGGCACGGCTATTGCAAGACTGCTCCTGGAAGATGGCGTCAAACCGGAAAATATGACGGTCTTGAACAGCAAGGGGATTCTCTATGATGACGGAAGATTGAACCGTGTACAAAAGGAATTGGCGAAACAGGTTAATCCGGAAAATCGCCAAGGAACTTTTGCGGACGCAGTAAAAGGTGCGGATATCCTTTTGGCTACTTCCGCACCGGCAGCATTCAAAGAAATGCATAAAGAAGCAATCAAGACGATGGCGGAAAAGAATGTTGTCTTTGCCATGGCAAATCCGATTCCGGAAATGATGTTGTCTGATGCACAGGAATTGGGCGTTTATGTATTTGGTACAGGCAGAAGCGATATGCCGAACCAGGTAAATAATTCTTCTGTATTCCCGGGGCTTTTCCGCGGTGCCCTTGATGTCCGTGCCCGACAGATTAATGAACCGATGAAACTGGCAGCGGCTCATGCACTGGCAGACCTGGTTTCCGATGAAGAACTTAAACCTGAATATGTAGTGGTTGATGTATTTGATCCGCGTGTGCCTCATGCGGTAGCAAAGGCATCCGCAAAAGCGGCTATTGAGTCTGGTGTAGCAAGAGTAACCAAATTGCCGGAACAGTATAAAGACTGA
- a CDS encoding XTP/dITP diphosphatase: MKVVLATRNQGKIREFQKHFSEIGWEVIPIADIADIPEPEETGTTFRENALQKARYYAEAVNLPVLSDDSGIIADVLGNEPGVYSARYAGVHGNDEANNQKLVEVLRPYRGEARRGHYMCVIAVVWPDGREITAEGRCNGIIRDFYKGTGGFGYDPLFYLPEFGKTMAELSMEEKNKISHRGKAVDAMLKKLKEAGI; the protein is encoded by the coding sequence ATGAAAGTTGTTTTGGCCACCCGTAATCAGGGGAAGATAAGGGAATTTCAAAAGCACTTTTCTGAGATTGGATGGGAAGTGATTCCTATCGCGGATATAGCGGATATACCGGAACCGGAAGAAACAGGAACCACCTTTAGGGAGAATGCGCTGCAAAAAGCCCGTTACTATGCTGAAGCTGTGAATTTGCCGGTGCTTTCAGATGATTCCGGAATTATAGCGGATGTATTGGGAAATGAACCGGGTGTATACTCGGCCAGGTATGCAGGCGTTCATGGGAATGACGAAGCGAATAATCAAAAACTGGTGGAAGTTTTGCGTCCTTATCGCGGAGAAGCACGCCGGGGACACTATATGTGCGTGATTGCTGTCGTGTGGCCCGATGGAAGGGAGATTACCGCGGAAGGCAGATGTAACGGAATTATTCGCGATTTTTATAAAGGAACAGGCGGATTTGGATATGATCCGTTGTTTTATCTGCCGGAATTTGGAAAGACAATGGCGGAGTTATCCATGGAGGAAAAGAATAAAATAAGCCACCGCGGAAAAGCTGTTGACGCGATGCTGAAAAAATTAAAAGAGGCGGGCATATAA
- the rpsI gene encoding 30S ribosomal protein S9, translated as MAEATYYGTGRRKTSVARVRLVAGQGNIVINGRVLDDYFDLKTLEIIVKQPLELTGTTAVYDVIASVKGGGASGQAGAIRHGISRALLEVDPEYRKILKSAGLLTRDPRMKERKKYGLKKARKASQFSKR; from the coding sequence ATGGCAGAAGCTACATACTACGGCACAGGCCGCAGAAAGACATCCGTTGCCAGAGTCCGTCTGGTAGCAGGACAGGGAAATATCGTAATCAATGGTCGCGTACTTGATGATTACTTTGATTTGAAAACTCTTGAAATTATTGTTAAACAGCCTCTGGAACTGACCGGCACAACTGCTGTCTATGACGTGATTGCTTCCGTAAAGGGCGGCGGTGCTTCCGGACAGGCCGGCGCCATCCGCCATGGTATCAGCCGCGCATTGTTGGAAGTTGATCCGGAATATAGAAAGATTCTTAAGAGCGCAGGTCTTCTGACTCGTGATCCGAGAATGAAAGAACGTAAGAAATACGGTCTTAAAAAGGCGAGGAAGGCAAGCCAGTTCTCCAAGCGTTAA
- the rplM gene encoding 50S ribosomal protein L13: MKSTFMANAGNVTRKWYIVDAEGKTLGRLAAGVAEVLSGKNKPTFTPHVDTGDFVVIINADKVVLTGKKLLKKEYFHYTGYIGGDRYQKAGDALREKPVWVVEHAIRGMLPKTKLGDQMYRKLKVYAGSEHPHAAQQPEELKFDIR; encoded by the coding sequence ATGAAAAGCACATTCATGGCCAATGCGGGCAATGTTACCCGTAAATGGTATATCGTGGACGCTGAAGGCAAGACTCTTGGACGTCTGGCTGCAGGAGTTGCAGAAGTCCTCAGCGGCAAGAATAAACCGACCTTTACACCACATGTTGATACGGGTGATTTCGTCGTAATCATTAACGCAGATAAAGTGGTTCTGACAGGCAAGAAACTTTTGAAGAAAGAATACTTTCATTACACCGGATATATCGGTGGAGATCGTTACCAGAAAGCCGGTGATGCACTTCGTGAAAAGCCGGTATGGGTAGTTGAGCATGCTATCCGAGGAATGCTTCCCAAAACGAAGCTGGGGGATCAGATGTATCGTAAGTTGAAGGTATATGCAGGCAGCGAACATCCGCATGCTGCACAGCAGCCTGAAGAATTGAAGTTTGATATCCGTTAA
- the ftsH gene encoding ATP-dependent zinc metalloprotease FtsH yields MNKFVKNVALYVFIIVIAVAIFNTFVHPQEKFTEMAYSDFVAQIEKKNVSSVIMVENSIKGKLKDGTEFSTYIPNNDTQIVKKMTDGDVVITVKPPEQPSWWMSLLSSLLPILILVGVWFWIMNQTQGGGGRVMSFGRSRARMSGEGQVHVNFSDVAGEDEAKEELAEVVDFLKNPGRYTAIGAKIPKGVLLVGPPGTGKTLLAKAVAGEAKVPFFSISGSDFVEMFVGVGASRVRDLFAQAKKNAPCIVFIDEIDAVGRQRGSGLGGGHDEREQTLNQLLVEMDGFGANEGIITIAATNRPDILDPALLRPGRFDRRVVVGRPDLAGRIAILKVHARNKPLDSDINLDIIAKKIPGFTGADIANLLNEAALLAARQNRKTISMADMEEASEKVSYGPERKSHKVSDSERRLTAYHESGHAIMATVLKEADPVHKVTIIPRGQAGGYTMMLPHEERSFITKAHLLAQLRVALGGRCAEQIVFKEISSGASGDLQQVTGILRKMIMEWGMSDRLGPMIFGEHQEQIFLGKQLGSERNYGETVATIIDEEMHKYLDEAYNDTMRILTENIEVLEAMAQALLEVETINHKQVENLFKYHSIYAPGEEPKQEESEFSPPPMDDGYGLPSFTN; encoded by the coding sequence TTGAATAAGTTTGTAAAGAATGTGGCGCTCTATGTCTTTATCATCGTCATAGCAGTGGCTATATTCAATACGTTTGTCCATCCGCAGGAAAAATTTACTGAGATGGCATATAGTGATTTCGTGGCGCAGATAGAGAAAAAGAATGTTTCTTCTGTCATCATGGTGGAAAATTCAATTAAAGGAAAACTCAAAGATGGAACGGAATTTTCTACATATATTCCTAACAATGATACACAGATTGTTAAGAAAATGACCGATGGGGACGTAGTGATTACCGTAAAACCGCCGGAACAGCCATCTTGGTGGATGAGCCTTCTGTCTTCGCTTCTTCCTATTCTAATTCTTGTGGGCGTTTGGTTCTGGATTATGAATCAGACCCAGGGGGGCGGCGGTCGTGTCATGAGTTTCGGCAGATCCCGTGCAAGAATGAGCGGGGAAGGACAAGTTCATGTGAACTTCAGTGATGTTGCCGGTGAAGATGAAGCGAAAGAAGAATTGGCGGAAGTCGTAGATTTTTTGAAGAATCCGGGACGGTATACAGCGATTGGTGCTAAAATCCCTAAAGGGGTTCTTCTCGTGGGGCCTCCCGGTACCGGAAAGACTCTCTTGGCGAAAGCGGTGGCCGGGGAAGCAAAGGTTCCTTTCTTTTCCATTTCAGGGTCTGATTTTGTGGAGATGTTTGTCGGTGTAGGCGCATCACGTGTCCGTGATTTATTTGCGCAGGCGAAAAAAAATGCGCCCTGCATTGTATTTATTGATGAAATTGATGCGGTTGGCCGCCAGCGCGGTTCGGGTCTTGGTGGCGGACATGATGAACGTGAACAGACATTGAATCAGCTTCTTGTAGAAATGGATGGATTTGGTGCGAACGAAGGGATTATCACGATTGCTGCGACAAATAGGCCGGATATTCTAGATCCTGCATTATTAAGACCGGGGCGGTTTGACCGCCGCGTGGTTGTAGGTCGTCCGGATCTGGCGGGGAGAATTGCTATCCTGAAAGTACATGCAAGAAATAAACCGCTTGACTCTGATATTAATCTTGATATCATCGCAAAAAAGATTCCCGGATTTACAGGGGCGGATATCGCGAATTTATTGAATGAAGCAGCGCTGCTTGCTGCCCGACAGAACAGAAAAACTATTTCTATGGCGGATATGGAAGAAGCCAGTGAAAAGGTAAGCTATGGCCCGGAAAGAAAGAGCCATAAGGTCAGTGACAGCGAGCGCAGGCTGACGGCATATCATGAATCAGGTCATGCAATCATGGCGACAGTACTTAAAGAGGCGGATCCTGTGCATAAGGTAACCATTATTCCTCGTGGACAGGCCGGCGGATATACCATGATGCTTCCCCATGAAGAACGTTCTTTTATTACAAAAGCCCATTTACTTGCCCAGCTTCGTGTAGCTCTTGGCGGCCGATGTGCCGAGCAGATTGTTTTTAAGGAAATTTCCAGTGGCGCTTCCGGCGACTTGCAGCAGGTTACAGGTATTTTGCGAAAAATGATTATGGAATGGGGGATGAGTGACCGCCTCGGCCCGATGATTTTTGGGGAGCATCAGGAACAGATTTTCCTCGGCAAGCAGCTTGGTTCGGAAAGGAACTACGGGGAAACAGTAGCTACGATTATCGATGAAGAGATGCATAAGTATCTGGATGAAGCCTATAATGATACGATGCGTATCCTTACAGAAAATATAGAAGTACTGGAGGCCATGGCACAGGCACTTTTGGAAGTGGAGACAATCAACCATAAGCAGGTTGAAAATCTTTTTAAATATCATTCTATCTATGCGCCGGGAGAAGAGCCGAAGCAAGAGGAATCGGAATTTTCACCACCTCCCATGGATGATGGATATGGACTTCCCTCTTTTACAAATTAA
- the hpt gene encoding hypoxanthine phosphoribosyltransferase, with amino-acid sequence MKNLDKDVEKVLIDAVKIQERVCEMGAQITKDYEGRELVLVGVLKGAMPFLCDLMRAIDLPLTIDTMVVSSYGNDTVSSGSIHIRKDLDKEIQGKNVLVVEDIIDTGITLSLLVPLLKKRGAASVELAVCLNKKERREKNVSVKYVGFDVPDEFIVGYGCDYAEKYRNLPAVCTLKSKVYTRT; translated from the coding sequence ATGAAGAATCTTGACAAAGATGTTGAAAAGGTTTTGATTGATGCGGTGAAGATACAAGAGAGAGTCTGTGAAATGGGTGCACAGATTACGAAAGACTATGAGGGCAGGGAACTTGTTCTCGTGGGTGTGCTCAAAGGAGCGATGCCTTTTCTTTGTGATTTGATGAGGGCCATTGATCTTCCGCTTACTATCGATACAATGGTTGTTTCCAGCTATGGGAATGATACGGTTTCTTCGGGAAGTATCCATATAAGAAAAGATTTAGATAAAGAGATTCAGGGGAAGAATGTCCTTGTGGTGGAAGATATCATTGATACGGGAATTACTTTATCTCTGCTTGTCCCTTTGCTGAAAAAGAGGGGGGCCGCTTCTGTAGAGCTGGCAGTGTGCCTGAACAAGAAGGAACGGCGGGAAAAGAATGTTTCCGTGAAATACGTGGGGTTTGACGTGCCTGATGAATTTATTGTGGGGTATGGCTGTGATTACGCGGAAAAATACCGTAATTTACCGGCGGTATGCACATTGAAAAGTAAAGTGTATACAAGAACCTGA